AAGTCCGACTTCCACGAGATCGCCTTCGCCGTCCCGCTGCTCGCCCTGACCTGCCGGGCCCTGCTCCTCGGGCGCTGGACCGCGGCCGCCGCCTGGTCCGCCCCGCTCGTCCTGGTCAAGGAGGACATGGGCCTCACCGTCGCGATGGTCGGCGCGGTCCTCTTCCTGAAGGGGCGCAAGCGTCTCGGCGCGGCCCTGGCCGGCTTCGGCGTGGCTGCCTTCGCACTGACGGTCCTCGTCCTGATCCCGGCGGCGAGCAAGCTCGGCCAGTACGACTACTGGTCGAAGATCGAGAAGACCGGCACGGGCGCCGACACCTCCTTCGGGCAGGTCGTCGCCGACGCCCTCGGCTCCGGCGAGCGATGGGAGATGGTCTTCTACCTGCTCGCGATCACCGGCTTCCTCGCCCTGCGGTCCCCGCTGGTCCTGCTCGTCCTGCCCACCCTCGGCTGGCGCTTCCTCTCCCAGGACGCCAACCACTGGGGCATGCACTGGCACTACAGCGCGATCCTGATGCCGGTCGTCTTCCTGGCCCTCGTGGACGGCGTCCGCTCGGTCCGCACCTCGCCGCGCGCCTGGCTCGTCTCGTACGGGAAGGTCGTGATCCCGGTCGCGACGGCGGTCGCGCTCGCCCTCGCCGCGAACCTGCCGCTGCGGGAGCTGACGAAGGCGGAGACGTACCGGACGGACACCCGGACCCTGGAGGCGCGGGCGGCGGTCGACGCGGTGCCCGAAGGGGCGAGCGTCGAGGCGGACGTCTCGCTCCTCGCCCACCTCACGGCGGACCACCGGGTCTACTGGGTGGGCACCTCGAAGGGGGCCACGCCGGACTATCTCGCCTTCGACCTGCGGGGCTGGGGGCAGCAGGTGTCGGATCCGGCGCAGCTGGCTTCGCAATTGCATCCGGAGGCGCGCTACGAGATCACCTACCGCTCGGACGGGTTCGCGGTCCTGAAGCGGCAGTGACACGCGGGAGGGGCGGGATCCGGAAAACGGATCCCGCCCCCCACCGGTTCACGC
This is a stretch of genomic DNA from Streptomyces sp. R44. It encodes these proteins:
- a CDS encoding DUF2079 domain-containing protein encodes the protein MNRPAAESTEAEPSDGLSPAPLRPYLILAGVLCGLYFLYSWVQYAHFRTPSWDLGIFGQSVRAYAEFRAPLVDIKGPGFPILGDHFSPVTALLAPLYWIWPSPVSLLFGQAALFAASVVVVGRTTQQILGSRAAGIGLTLAYGLSWGLQEAVKSDFHEIAFAVPLLALTCRALLLGRWTAAAAWSAPLVLVKEDMGLTVAMVGAVLFLKGRKRLGAALAGFGVAAFALTVLVLIPAASKLGQYDYWSKIEKTGTGADTSFGQVVADALGSGERWEMVFYLLAITGFLALRSPLVLLVLPTLGWRFLSQDANHWGMHWHYSAILMPVVFLALVDGVRSVRTSPRAWLVSYGKVVIPVATAVALALAANLPLRELTKAETYRTDTRTLEARAAVDAVPEGASVEADVSLLAHLTADHRVYWVGTSKGATPDYLAFDLRGWGQQVSDPAQLASQLHPEARYEITYRSDGFAVLKRQ